The nucleotide sequence TCCGCCGTTGGTCCGTGCTGTCTCTGCCGACCGTCCGGCTACCCCGGAACAGTCCGTTCAGACCGGTGGGCCGACGGCCCGCACGAGCGCCGCGCGGCCAGGCTCACGCCGCGCGTCCCCTCGCCGCCTGCGGACGCACCGGCGTGACGGCCGCCGAACGGGCGCCCGCCGCCTGCGGACGTGCCGAACGCACCCGGTACGTCGTCTTCGTGGGGTCCGTGACCGGCTCGCCCAGGGTGATCCGTCCCGCCGCGTACAGCTCGTCGCACCGGGCGGTCGGCAGGGCGGCGTAACAGCCTCCCCGGCCGCTGCTCGCGTCCAGCGGCCGCCAGTAGCTGTAGACGCGGCGGCCGCTCGCGTACTCGGTGACGAAGACCGGCGTGCGCGGATCGGAGACGATGCGCAGCACGTCGGTCCCGGCACGACCGTCGGGCGATACGGCGGGCCGGGAGGACGAACGGGCCGGGCGCGGCGACGGGGCCGGCCGCACGGGGGCGGCCGCGGGGACGTCGTCGGGAGAGCCCGGACGGCGGCGCCCCTGACGCACGCTCTCCTCGCGCCCTTCCCCGAGCGGGCCGCGGGGGCTCGGCACGCCGGCGGCCAGGGCGCCCGTACCCGCCGCGCCGAGCAGGGCCTCGTAGACGCGCTGCCGACGATGGACGTCGGAACGTACGTCGAGGACCTGCGGCTGGACGGCGGTGGACGGCATCATCGGTGACCTTTCCTCGGCGCGGACATGAGACCGACTACCCGGCAGAGGCGAAGTTGATCTCATGTGAGGCATCCTTCATCAAGGCACTGACATCTCACCGTGTGTCACGGGCGTCCGGCCGTCCGCTCCGGAGGCCCGCACGGGCCGGTGATCACGGCTCGACGCGGGGTGGGCGGAGCGGCAGGACAGAAGTGATCCAGGCAGGCCGGCGGGCTCCGCGCTGTTGCGGGGAGCGGCGTTCGGTCGCAACGCCGGGCGGGGCGGCGCTGTGCGCCCGCCCGCGAGCGGGGCATGGACGCGGACGGACCGGGGAAGAGCCTGCTAGACCTCCCCAGGCGTCACCGCCCTTCCCCGGTCGGCAGGCAACTGCTACCCGCATGTCGGGGGCGTATGCGCGCGTGATCCACGAGTGACTGTGACCCGTCACACGCCACTCCGCCCCTTTCGGTATCGATCGAAATACAAAGGGCGATTGTTCCGATTGGGGAGCCAAGTACCAGTAATTCCGTAAAAGACGTATAGGCCGAGTTCGGTCGGATACTCGTTCCCCATGGTGAGGACACTGAAGGGGCACGGACGGCACGGTGGCCGCGCCGCAGACGACCGCGACGCCCCGAACGACGAAGGTATGCGCGGCGGCAACGGCACCGCCCGGGATCCGGCCGCCGCGGGACCGGACGAGCGGGTCGAGCGGCGGGCCCCGGACAGCCCGACCGACCTGCCCGAGCGCTCCTGGAAGGCGGTGCTGAAAGGCACCCTCAAGGAGTTCAAGAGGGACGAGCTGACCGACCGGGCCGCGGCCCTGACGTACTACGGGATCCTGGCGCTGTTCCCCGCCATGCTCGCGCTCGTGTCGCTGCTGGGCATCGTCGGCGAGTCGGCCACGCAGAAGGTGCTGGACAACATCCAGAAGCTCGCGCCGGGTCCCGCCCAGGACGTGCTGACCAGCGCGGTGAAGCAGATGCAGGGCAACGGCGGACTGGGTTCGCTCATGGCCGTCGTGGGTCTGGTGCTCGCGGTGTGGTCGGCCTCCGGTTACGTCGCCGCGTTCATCCGCAGCGCCAACGCCGTGTACGACATCCCCGAAGGCCGTCCGGTGTGGAAGGTGCTGCCGGTGCGGGTCGGCGTGACGGTGGTCCTCATGGTGATGGCCGTGATCAGCGCGCTGATCGTGGTGTTCACCGGCGGACTCGCACGGCAGGCGGGCACGGCGCTCGGGGTCGGCGACGCGGGACTCACGGCGTGGTCGATCGCCAAGTGGCCGGTGCTGGTGATCCTGGTGACCGTCATGATCGCGCTCCTGTACTGGGCCACCCCGAACGCCCGGGTCCGCGGCTTCCGCTGGGTCACCCCGGGCAGCTTCCTGGCCCTGCTGATCTGGGTGGTCGCCTCCGCCGGGTTCGCCCTCTACGTGGCCAACTTCGGCTCGTACAACAAGACCTACGGGGCGCTCGCGGGAGTGATCGTCTTCCTGGTGTGGCTGTGGATCACCAACCTGGCCATCCTGCTGGGCCTGGAGTTCGACGCGGAGCTGGTGCGCCAGCGCGCCGTCGCGGGGGGTCACCCCGCCGACGAGGAGCCGTACGTCCAGCCGCGCGACACGCGCGCGTGGGACGAGGAGGACCGCCGGCGCCTCGGCACCTGACGCGCAGGAGCGAGCGGCGGGGTGGCTGCGCCGCGCACCCGGACCGCTCGGGGCATCGGGCGCGACGCGGTTGACCACCGGCCACAGGGGAACTCGGCGCGACACGTCTCAGGGACTGCGGGAGGTACACGGTGGCGGTGCGGCATCGGTTGATCAAGGCGAGCCCGCGGACGGTGTGGTCCGTCCTGGCCGACGGCGACCGTTACGCGGAGTGGGTGGTGGGCCCGTCGTCGTCGCAGCAGCGGGAGGGAGACTGGCCGGAGGTCGACTCCACGATCGCGTACGAGATCCGGATCGGCCCGCTCAGTCTCACCAACAACACCGTCGTCCGCCGCTGCCAGGAGCCGGACCTCCTGGAGCTGGAGGCACGGGCCGGGGTGCTCGGCACGGCACGGATCGCGTTCGAGCTGCGGCCGTGGGGCCGCCGGGACTGTCTGGTGATCCTGGACGAGCATCCGCTCCGGGGCGTCGGCGGGATGCTGCACAACGCGGGCGTCGAGGTGATCACACAGATCCGCCACCGCGCCCTGCTCGCCCGGCTCGCGAAGGTCTGCGAGTCCGAGGACGGCGCCGCGCGGGACGGCGGCGCACGCGAGGCGCCCGCGGCCGGGCCGCGGCCGGCCGGAGGCGGCGCCCATGCCTGACGCGGTGGTGATCGGGGCCGGCCCCAACGGGCTGGTGGCGGCGAACCTGCTGGCCGACGCGGGCTGGAGCGTGGAGGTCCTGGAGGAGCAGCCCGAGCCCGGGGGCGCGGTACGGCACGACAGGTCCGTGGACCCCGAGTTCGTCAACGACCTCTTCAGCTCCTTCTACCCGCTGGCCGTGTCCTCCCCGGTCCTGTCCGGACTGCGTCTGCACGAGCACGGACTGCGCTGGAGCCACGCGCCGAGCGTCCTGGCGCACCCGCTCACCGACGGCGGCTGCGCGGTCCTCGACCGCAGGATCGACGTGACCGCCGACTCCCTCGACGCCTTCCACACCGGGGACGGGGCCGCATGGCGCCGGCTGCACGAGGTGTGGGACCAGCTCCGCCCGGGCATCCTCGACGCGCTGTTCACCCCCTTCCCGCCGGTACGGGCCACGGCCCGGCTGGCGGCCCGGCTGCGCACCGCCGGGGGCCTGCGCATGGCCCGGACCCTGGTCCTGCCGGTACGGCGGCTCGGCGAGGAGGAGTTCCGCGGCGAGGGCGGCCGGCTGCTCCTGGCCGGCAACGCGCTGCACGCCGATCTCGCGCCGGAGGCCGCGGGCAGCGGCGGCTTCGGCTGGCTGATGTCCATGCTCGGCCAGTCCTACGGCTTCCCGGTGCCCGCGGGCGGCTCCGGGGCGCTCACCGAAGCACTGGTACGGCGGCTGCGGTCCCGCGGCGGCACCCTGCGCTGCGGGAGGCGGGTCGACCGGATCGTCGTCCGTGACGGACGGGCCGTCGGGGTGCGCACCACGGACGGGGAACTGCTCGCCGGGCACCGGGCCGTCCTGGCGGACGTGTCCGTCCCCGCCCTGTACGGGGCCCTGCTGGAGCCGGAACACCTGCCGCCGCAGGTCCTGGCCGACCTGGAACGCTTCCAGTGGGACTTCGCGACCTTCAAGGTCGACTGGGCCCTCGACGGAAAGGTGCCCTGGCAGGCACCCGCGGCGCACCGGGCCGGAACCGTGCATCTGGCCGACGGCATGGACGAGCTCACCCGGTTCGCGTCCCAGATCGCCGTGCACCAGGTCCCGGACCGCCCCTTCGCGCTGTTCGGCCAGATGACGACGTCCGACCCCGGCCGCTCCCCCGCGGGCACCGAGTCCGCCTGGGCCTACACCCACGTTCCCCAGCGGGTCGACGGCGACGCCGGCGACGAGGGACTCACCGGCCGCTGGGACGCGAGCGAGCAGGAGCGGATGGCGGACCGGGTCGAGCGCCAGGTCGAGCGCTTCGCCCCCGGCTTCCGGTCCCTGATCCGCGCCCGCCGCATCCTCGCCCCGCCCACCCCTCCAGTCCCTCGACGCCAACCTGCACGGCGGCGCGATCAACGGCGGCACGGCCGCGCTGCACCAGCAGCTCTTCTTCCGGCCCCTGCCCGGCAGCGGGCGCCCGGAGACCCCCGTACGCGGACTGTTCCTCGCCTCGGCCGGCGCGCACCCCGGCGGTGGCGTCCACGGCGCCCCGGGCGCGAACGCCGCACGCGCCGCCCTGCGGCGCCACCGTCCGACCGGCGGGACCTACATGCAGCGCGTCCTCGCCCGCCGGGACCGCACGGGCGCGAGGAAGCCGTCCGCCGGCTGAGGGGCCCCTCCCCGGAGGGCCGGAGCCCCGCCTTCGACGGCCGCTGAGACGCCAGGACGGCGACGGAACGCCAGGACCGCCGCGGACCGCCACGGAGCAACCGTGGAGCGTCCGTGGACCGCCGAGGAACGGAGCAGGCCGTGCAGGACAGCCCTCTCGAGGACCGCACCGTCGTGGTGACGGGAGCCGCGCGCGGAGTGGGGGCGGCACAGGCGCGGGAGCTCGCGCGCCGCGGGGCGCGGCTGGCGCTGGTCGGCCACGAGCCGGTGGCCCTGGCGTCCGTTGCCTCGTCGCTGCCGACTCCCGCGCTGGTGGTCGAGGCCGACGTCACCGACCGTGCGGCACTGGAGACGGCGGCCGAGGCGGTCCGCGCACGGCTGGGGCCGCCGTCGGTCGTCGTCGCCAACGCCGGGATCGCGCAGGGCGGCCCGTTCGCCCTGGCCGACATGGACTCCTGGCGGCGGGTGGTCGACGTCAACGTCACGGGCAGCGCCCTGACGGCACGCGCCTTCCTGCCGGACCTCGTGGAGACGGCGGGCTACTACCTCCAGATCGCCTCGCTGGCCTCGCTCGCGGCGGCTCCCCTGATGAGCGCCTACTGCGCCTCCAAGGCCGGCGTGGAGGCCTTCGCGCACGCACTGCGGGCCGAGGTGGCGCACCAGGGCGTGGCCGTCGGCATCGCCTACCTGAACTGGACCGACACCGAGATGATCCGGGACGTCGACCGGTACCCGATGCTGCGCGAGCTGCGCGCCCGGATGCCGCCGCCGCTGCGGAACGTGCTGTCGCCCGATCACGTGGCCGCCCGCCTGGCCACCGCCGTGGAACGCCGTCGCACCGCCGTCTACGTGCCCGCCTCGCTGCGACTGGTGCAGGCGTCGCGCGCGGCGGTCCCGTCGGTGGTCGTGCGCAGGAGCCGGCGGGTCCTGCCCCGCCTGGAGGCCGCGGGCCGGCTGCGGCCGACCGGCCTGCTGGGCGCCGGCGGCCGGGCCGACGACGCGGCGACGGCAGCGGCGCGACGGAACACTTCACCGGGCGGCGGCTGAACGATCTCCCGGCAGGTCAGGCCGCCGGTGCCGCTGCCTCGCGGGCCCAGTTCTCGACGACGGGCACGCAGACCGCGGCGAAGTGCTCGTAGTCCTCGGGGGTGTTGTAGACATGTGCGGACAGCCGGAGGTAGCCGACGCCGTCGAAGCTGGTGAACGCTGCCTCCACGCCCAGTTCGGCGGTCGCGCGGTCCCGCAGGGCGTCCGCCGCGAGCCGGGTCGTGCCCAGGCCCTCGGGCAGCCGGACCAGGCGCATCCCGGGGACGGGCATCCCCACGTCGACCGGGCCTTCCGGTGTCCCGGGCAGGCCGAAGGCCGCCGCGACGTGCCGGGCCCCGTGGTCCGCGAGTTCGTCCATGTACCGGCGGGCCGTCTCCCAGCCCCAGGTGGCGTCGACGAAGTCCAGCGCGGCGGGCGCGGCCAGCCACGCGGTGGCGTCGTGGGTGCCCTGATGGTCGAAACGGTCCGGGAAGGGCTCGGCCGCGCCCCAGGAGTCGATCAGCGGATGGAGGTCCTCCCGCAGCGGGCCGCGCGCGACCAGGGCGGCCGTGCCGCGCGGGGCACACCCCCATTTGTGGAGGTTGCCGGTCCAGGCGTCGCAGACCAGGCCTTCCAGCGGCGCGGCGAGCAGCCCGGGGGCGTGCGCGCCGTCGACGAGCAGGGTGATCCCGCGGCGCGCGGCTTCGGCGCCGACGCGGTCGACCGGCATCAGCCGGGCGGTCGCGGACGTGATCTGGTCCAGGACGATCAGCGCGACGTCGTCGTCCACCTGTGCCATCACCGCCCGGTACGCCTGCTCGGCGTCCGCCGCCAGGGGGACCCGGGCCGTGCGGACGGCGGTTCCCCAGCGGCGGGCGAGCCGCTGTGCGCCCATGGTCACCGCACCGTAGCCGTGGTCGGTGACGACGATGTCGCCGCCGGTGCGGGCGGACAGGGCTGCGTACACCGCGCTGGCCCCGGCACTGGCGTTGGGCACCAGCGCCAGGTCCTTCGCGTCGGTCCGCAGCAGGCCGGCCACGGCGGCCCGCACCTCGGCGATCCGTGCGGGCAGGGCCGGGAACCAGGCGACCGGGGCCCGCTCCATCTCCGCGCGCAGCGCGTTCTGCCTCTCCTGCGCCACGCGCGGGACCGCGCCGAACGAGCCGTGGTTGAGGTGGCGCATCCGGGGGTCGAGCGTCCAGGCGTCCAGCGCGGGCCGCCCGTCGGGCAGTGTCGGCGGTCGCGGCACGGTGACGACTTCGCCCTCGCTCACGGCTCTCCTCGGATCGTGGATCGTCCCTGGTCGGATGCCCGGCAGGGCCGGGCGGGTTCACGATACAGAGGCCGCTCGCGCATCGCGGACGGACGGCGTCAGGAGAAGAAGCCCCGGGGAGCGGGCAGGCCGGGGGTGGCGGGCAGGCCGGGGGTGAAGGAGGAGGGAGCGCTCATGACGCGGTCGAGGTCCCGCTTGATGCGTTCGGCCTCGCCGCGCACCTGGGCGGGGATGTCGCCGCGTTCGCTGATGAGGCGTTGGTAGATCGGGGTGTCTTCGAAGACGGGGATCACCGAGGTGGCTCTGCTTTCGTGGACGGTCGGGCAGGCCGACGGGGGACTTGCTTCGGACACGGCCGACGATCCGACGGAACGAACCGGCGCTTTCATGACGTCCCCTGACGGTTCGACAGCACAACCGCCCGCGGGGACGTCATCGTATTGTCCCCGATGGGCCGGGCGGGGGTGACCACCGGGGCACTCGGGCGGCGGAGCCGGCCGGTGCGGAAGGCCGTCCGGACGGCCCCGCGGACCACCCACCCTGTCGGTCTCCGGGCCCAAACGCGCGAGCGGCCCCGCCGGTGTGGGTCGCACACGGGCGGGGCCGTCATCACGGGCGTTCTCGCGCCGGGGTGTGGCGGAGCGCCGTACGGGCGGGTCGTGGACCTGGTCAGTAGGTCAGGCTCAGCAGCTCGCCGCTGGTGCCACGGGCGTTGTTGACGATGAACACCTTGCCGTCCCGGTTGACGTCGAGACCCGTGCCCATGATCAGCCTGTCGCCGGTCGGGATCTCGGTGACCGCCTTGGTGACGGGGTCTATCTTCAGCACCTTGCTCGGCTGCGGCGGGTCCTCGAGGTAGCCGGGGGTGTACGTCAGCGCGATCAGGTCGCCGTTCGGGGCGACGGCGAGGTCCACCACGTTGGTCAGGCCGGTCACCCAGAGTTCGGGGCCCTGGGGGCCGACCTTGTAGATCCGCGACTGGCCCGCGTAGACGCCGAGGCCGGCGACGTAGGTCGTGCCGTCGGCCGCCCGGGCGATGCCGGTGGGCACCCCGTCGCGGTCGTTCTCGTTCGTGGGCAGCACGAATTCGGTGGTCGTGGTGCCGCCGGCCGTGCGGAGCACGGTGTTGGCGCCCGCGTCGGTGGCGAGGTAGGCGCTGCCGCTGCGCAGCACCTTCCAGGGGTTGGAGTACGGCTCGCGGCCATCGGGGTTGAGCTGCGTCTCGTGGTCGACGTAGTCCGCCACGACCGAGCCGTCGCGGGTCCGCGTCAGCGTGCCCAGCGTCTTGGCCTCCGGGCCGAGCGCGGCGCGGCCGTTGCTGTCGAAGCCGCCCGAATTGAGCACGAGGTAGCCGCCGTTGGGATCGGGCAGGACGGCGGCCGGGCCGAGGGCCTGGACCGCGGCCCCGGGAGCCGCGCCCGGGCCGAAGGACGGCAGTCCGGTGACGACGCGGCCCTGCCAGGAGCCCTTGACCTTGTAGACGGCACCGGTCTTGCCGAGGCAGACCTGACCGACGGGGCAACCGGGCAGCCCCTCGCCCGACTCGGCCACCAGCAGGCTGCCGTCCGCCAGGGCGGTGACGTCACGGGGGTTCTTCAGTCCGGAGGCGACGACCTTGACGGTCGACTTGACGGTGGCACCGGAATCGGCGGCCGTCGCCGGACCGGCGGCGGCCAGAGGCACGGCGACGACACACGCCGATGCCGCAAGCATGGATTTAGTGAGGCCACTACGTGAATTCGACATTCCCTTATCGCTCCTTCTCCGTGCTGCGCTCCGCATGATTAAGGAAAGCGGACGATCGAACGCGGTGTCACAGTAGGGCAGTTCGGAGCGCACGACCGCGCCGGGCGAATGGGACCGGCGCGTATCTCGAGCGCGTTTCGAGAAACTCTCCATTCCGCTTTTTCCGCCGGAGTGCCCGCGGATCGACGCGATCAGGCACGTCCTTCCCGCGTGACCGATGAGTCCGGGCGGCGGATCGGGTCTGCCCCGGCATGACGCGCATCAACGCAGGAATCCCGGTCCCGCCCCCCGGTGATCCGACGACCACTGTCCACGTCGATGGAGTCGCCCTCGGCATCGAGTCGTTCGGCGACGAGGACGCCCCGCTCGTCCTGCTGGCGGGCGGGACCACGATGCTGTCCTGGCCCGACGCGCTGTGCGAGCGCCTGGCAGCCGCCGGACGCCGTGCGGTCCGCTACGACCTGCGCGACAGCGGGACCTCGACGACGGCGGACCCGGAGGCTCCCGGGTACACGCTGCGCGGTCTCGCCGCCGACGCGGCGGCCCTCGTCGACGCCCTGGGGGGCCGCCCCGCGCACCTCGCAGGGATCGGCGTCGCAGGGATGGTCGCC is from Streptomyces asoensis and encodes:
- a CDS encoding YihY/virulence factor BrkB family protein; protein product: MVRTLKGHGRHGGRAADDRDAPNDEGMRGGNGTARDPAAAGPDERVERRAPDSPTDLPERSWKAVLKGTLKEFKRDELTDRAAALTYYGILALFPAMLALVSLLGIVGESATQKVLDNIQKLAPGPAQDVLTSAVKQMQGNGGLGSLMAVVGLVLAVWSASGYVAAFIRSANAVYDIPEGRPVWKVLPVRVGVTVVLMVMAVISALIVVFTGGLARQAGTALGVGDAGLTAWSIAKWPVLVILVTVMIALLYWATPNARVRGFRWVTPGSFLALLIWVVASAGFALYVANFGSYNKTYGALAGVIVFLVWLWITNLAILLGLEFDAELVRQRAVAGGHPADEEPYVQPRDTRAWDEEDRRRLGT
- a CDS encoding SRPBCC family protein: MAVRHRLIKASPRTVWSVLADGDRYAEWVVGPSSSQQREGDWPEVDSTIAYEIRIGPLSLTNNTVVRRCQEPDLLELEARAGVLGTARIAFELRPWGRRDCLVILDEHPLRGVGGMLHNAGVEVITQIRHRALLARLAKVCESEDGAARDGGAREAPAAGPRPAGGGAHA
- a CDS encoding SDR family oxidoreductase gives rise to the protein MQDSPLEDRTVVVTGAARGVGAAQARELARRGARLALVGHEPVALASVASSLPTPALVVEADVTDRAALETAAEAVRARLGPPSVVVANAGIAQGGPFALADMDSWRRVVDVNVTGSALTARAFLPDLVETAGYYLQIASLASLAAAPLMSAYCASKAGVEAFAHALRAEVAHQGVAVGIAYLNWTDTEMIRDVDRYPMLRELRARMPPPLRNVLSPDHVAARLATAVERRRTAVYVPASLRLVQASRAAVPSVVVRRSRRVLPRLEAAGRLRPTGLLGAGGRADDAATAAARRNTSPGGG
- a CDS encoding aminotransferase class V-fold PLP-dependent enzyme encodes the protein MSEGEVVTVPRPPTLPDGRPALDAWTLDPRMRHLNHGSFGAVPRVAQERQNALRAEMERAPVAWFPALPARIAEVRAAVAGLLRTDAKDLALVPNASAGASAVYAALSARTGGDIVVTDHGYGAVTMGAQRLARRWGTAVRTARVPLAADAEQAYRAVMAQVDDDVALIVLDQITSATARLMPVDRVGAEAARRGITLLVDGAHAPGLLAAPLEGLVCDAWTGNLHKWGCAPRGTAALVARGPLREDLHPLIDSWGAAEPFPDRFDHQGTHDATAWLAAPAALDFVDATWGWETARRYMDELADHGARHVAAAFGLPGTPEGPVDVGMPVPGMRLVRLPEGLGTTRLAADALRDRATAELGVEAAFTSFDGVGYLRLSAHVYNTPEDYEHFAAVCVPVVENWAREAAAPAA
- a CDS encoding ScyD/ScyE family protein, with product MLAASACVVAVPLAAAGPATAADSGATVKSTVKVVASGLKNPRDVTALADGSLLVAESGEGLPGCPVGQVCLGKTGAVYKVKGSWQGRVVTGLPSFGPGAAPGAAVQALGPAAVLPDPNGGYLVLNSGGFDSNGRAALGPEAKTLGTLTRTRDGSVVADYVDHETQLNPDGREPYSNPWKVLRSGSAYLATDAGANTVLRTAGGTTTTEFVLPTNENDRDGVPTGIARAADGTTYVAGLGVYAGQSRIYKVGPQGPELWVTGLTNVVDLAVAPNGDLIALTYTPGYLEDPPQPSKVLKIDPVTKAVTEIPTGDRLIMGTGLDVNRDGKVFIVNNARGTSGELLSLTY